A genome region from Crossiella equi includes the following:
- a CDS encoding patatin-like phospholipase family protein, which produces MRDHGLPTPVGFVLGGGGSLGAIQVGMLRALAEHGITPDLVVGTSVGSVNGALLALDPEHAAGRLGKLWQLMTRQRVFPGGPIRQLRTLRRSRNHLFSSDGLAEVLDQGLGGITSFDQLSVPFGAVAVDAVTAQPVVLTEGELVPAVLASAAIPGIYPPVRIGEHVLYDGGVLANVPVSQALAMGAKSLVVLDCAFPGHLPGVPASLPETLLFWATLATRNQAVLEATRWAEHAPIVYLPGAPARPVTPLDFRFTGELMDRSYQESVDFLAGLHVTGPGLYGHPAGPSPSTP; this is translated from the coding sequence GTGCGGGACCACGGTCTGCCGACACCGGTCGGATTCGTTCTCGGCGGGGGCGGCAGCCTCGGCGCCATCCAGGTGGGCATGCTGCGGGCGCTCGCCGAGCACGGCATCACCCCCGACCTGGTCGTGGGCACCTCGGTCGGCTCGGTCAACGGCGCCCTGCTCGCGCTGGACCCGGAGCACGCGGCGGGCCGCCTGGGCAAGCTGTGGCAGCTGATGACCCGGCAGCGGGTCTTCCCCGGCGGCCCGATCCGGCAGCTGCGCACCCTGCGCCGCAGTCGCAACCACCTGTTCTCCAGTGACGGCCTGGCCGAGGTGCTGGACCAGGGCCTGGGCGGGATCACCTCCTTCGACCAGCTGAGCGTGCCCTTCGGCGCGGTCGCGGTGGACGCGGTGACCGCGCAGCCGGTGGTGCTCACCGAGGGCGAGCTGGTCCCGGCCGTGCTGGCCAGCGCGGCCATCCCGGGCATCTACCCGCCGGTGCGCATCGGCGAGCACGTGCTCTACGACGGCGGGGTGCTGGCCAACGTGCCGGTCTCCCAGGCGCTGGCGATGGGCGCGAAGTCGTTGGTGGTGCTGGACTGCGCCTTCCCCGGCCACCTGCCCGGGGTGCCCGCCTCGCTGCCGGAGACGCTGCTGTTCTGGGCCACGCTGGCGACCCGCAACCAGGCGGTGCTGGAGGCCACGCGCTGGGCCGAGCACGCCCCGATCGTGTACCTGCCCGGGGCCCCGGCGCGGCCGGTGACACCCCTGGACTTCCGGTTCACCGGCGAGCTGATGGACCGCTCCTACCAGGAGTCGGTGGACTTCCTCGCCGGACTGCACGTCACCGGGCCCGGCCTGTACGGCCACCCGGCCGGTCCGTCCCCGAGCACGCCCTAG
- a CDS encoding ABC-F family ATP-binding cassette domain-containing protein: MSSSIVVSGLGFRWPDGESVFSGLTTQFGTGVTGLIGVNGSGKSTLLRLLAGELTPAEGAVSSTGEIGYLPQTITLHASRRIDDVLTIAPQRRALSAIESGRGTDADFATVGDDWDVEERTRATLQRLGLGHLDLDRTVGEVSGGESVLLALAALLVRRPRVLLLDEPTNNLDLRARRLVHRVVAEWPGVLVVVTHDRELLNQVGRIADLRDGEVRHYGGNLDAYEETVALEQEAAQRLVRAAEQDLRRQQRELVAAHATLRRRVKYGQKMYEQKREPKIVMGNRKRAAEVSAGKYRIMHEEKLAEAGDRVREAEEALRVDEEIRIALPRTAVPPGREVLTLRSVRLRTGQVVDLDLRGPERIALVGPNGGGKTTLLRTIAGALTPPEGEVSLKVPMRWLPQRLDVLDDARSTLANVAEAAPLAKHQDIRAQLARFLLRGRKVEQPVGTLSGGERFRAALASLLLADPAPQLFLLDEPTNNLDLASVRQLTQALSAYGGTLVVASHDLPFLRQLGITRWLRLDQHLEEVSPMF, translated from the coding sequence ATGTCTTCATCCATCGTGGTGTCCGGACTCGGTTTCCGCTGGCCCGACGGCGAGTCGGTGTTCTCCGGCCTGACCACGCAGTTCGGCACCGGCGTCACCGGCCTGATCGGGGTCAACGGCTCCGGCAAGTCCACCCTGCTGCGGCTGCTGGCCGGTGAGCTCACCCCCGCCGAGGGCGCGGTGAGCAGCACCGGCGAGATCGGCTACCTGCCGCAGACCATCACCTTGCACGCCTCCAGGAGGATCGATGACGTACTCACCATTGCGCCGCAGCGGCGTGCTCTTTCGGCGATCGAGTCCGGCCGCGGCACCGACGCGGACTTCGCCACCGTCGGCGACGACTGGGACGTCGAGGAACGCACCCGCGCCACGCTCCAGCGGCTCGGACTCGGCCACCTCGACCTCGACCGCACCGTCGGAGAGGTCTCCGGAGGAGAGTCGGTCCTGCTCGCGCTTGCCGCGCTGCTCGTGCGGCGGCCTCGGGTCCTCCTGCTGGACGAACCGACCAACAACCTCGACCTCCGCGCCCGTCGCCTGGTGCACCGGGTCGTGGCGGAGTGGCCGGGGGTCCTCGTGGTGGTCACCCACGACCGGGAGCTGCTGAACCAGGTCGGCCGCATCGCCGACCTGCGCGACGGGGAGGTCCGCCACTACGGCGGCAACCTCGACGCCTACGAGGAGACCGTGGCCCTGGAGCAGGAGGCCGCGCAGCGGCTGGTGCGCGCGGCCGAGCAGGACCTGCGGCGCCAGCAGCGGGAACTGGTCGCGGCGCACGCCACGCTACGGCGGCGCGTCAAGTACGGGCAGAAGATGTACGAGCAGAAGCGCGAGCCCAAGATAGTGATGGGCAACCGCAAGCGCGCGGCCGAGGTCTCGGCGGGCAAGTACCGCATCATGCACGAGGAGAAGCTGGCCGAGGCCGGGGACCGCGTGCGCGAGGCGGAGGAGGCGCTGCGGGTCGACGAGGAGATCCGCATCGCCCTGCCGCGCACCGCGGTCCCGCCGGGCCGGGAGGTGCTGACCCTGCGCTCGGTGCGGCTGCGCACCGGCCAGGTCGTCGACCTGGACCTGCGCGGACCGGAACGCATCGCGCTGGTCGGCCCGAACGGCGGCGGCAAGACCACGCTGCTGCGCACGATCGCGGGCGCGCTCACCCCGCCGGAAGGCGAGGTCTCGCTGAAGGTGCCGATGCGGTGGCTGCCGCAGCGGCTGGACGTGCTCGACGACGCGCGCTCGACCCTGGCCAACGTGGCCGAGGCCGCGCCGCTGGCCAAGCACCAGGACATCCGGGCGCAGCTGGCCCGGTTCCTGCTGCGCGGCCGCAAGGTGGAACAGCCGGTCGGCACGCTCTCCGGCGGTGAGCGGTTCCGGGCCGCGCTGGCCTCGCTGCTGCTGGCCGACCCGGCACCGCAGCTGTTCCTGCTGGACGAGCCGACGAACAACCTGGACCTGGCCAGCGTCCGCCAGCTCACCCAGGCCCTGTCGGCCTACGGCGGGACGCTGGTGGTGGCCAGCCACGACCTGCCCTTCCTCCGCCAGCTGGGCATCACCCGCTGGCTGAGGCTGGACCAGCACCTGGAGGAGGTGTCCCCGATGTTCTGA
- a CDS encoding vWA domain-containing protein, with protein MSDPVRRYRYGAWAGGPDPLAPPPDLRAALEEIGKDVMEGRSPASALRELMRRGLPGQNGLDELTQRLWRKRAELQRRHRLDGTLQQVKELLDKAVLAERKQLARDLDDDARFQEFRLDALPTSPASAVRELADYEWRSAEARESFQEIQRLLGQEALEQRFKGMSEALKATTPEDLARVREMLEDLNALLAQHAQDAPDIDAKFAEFMARHGEFFPENPRDIDELTDLLAARAAAAQRLMNSLSDKQRQELAQLSQQAFGDPRLAESLRRLDNQLQRLRPGQDWTGRGRFRGDQPLGMAEGAAAMADLAEMDQLAEQLSQSYPGASLDDVDLDALARQLGAESTVDMRRLAELERQLRDRGLLERAPDGDLRLTPKAMRQLGDAALRDVLDQVRTRRGDRASQLAGASGERSGATRPWQFGDTEPWDVSRTVRNAVLRTAGTGSPLRLDVADVEIAETELRTRAAVALCVDTSWSMVQDGRWLPMKRTALALHHLISTRFRNDALQVITFGREAAAVDIGELTALEGAWEQGTNLHHALLLAGRHLRRHPGAQPVVLVVTDGEPTAHLEPDGESVFDYPPRPETLARTLAELDSLSRIGSNLTVFRLGEDPRLERFVDLMARRGNGRVVAPDLDGLGAAVVTDYLRHRKSR; from the coding sequence ATGAGTGATCCGGTTCGGCGCTACCGGTACGGGGCGTGGGCGGGCGGGCCCGATCCGCTGGCGCCGCCACCCGATCTGCGGGCCGCGCTGGAGGAGATCGGCAAGGACGTCATGGAGGGCCGCTCGCCCGCCTCCGCGCTGCGCGAGCTGATGCGCCGCGGCCTGCCGGGTCAGAACGGCCTGGACGAGCTCACCCAGCGGCTGTGGCGCAAACGCGCCGAGCTGCAGCGCCGCCACCGGCTGGACGGCACGCTCCAACAGGTCAAGGAGCTGCTGGACAAGGCGGTGCTGGCCGAGCGCAAGCAGCTGGCCCGCGACCTCGACGACGACGCCCGGTTCCAGGAGTTCCGCCTGGACGCGCTGCCCACCAGCCCGGCCAGCGCGGTCCGCGAGCTGGCCGACTACGAGTGGCGCTCGGCGGAAGCCCGCGAGAGCTTCCAGGAGATCCAGCGCCTGCTCGGGCAGGAAGCGCTGGAGCAGCGGTTCAAGGGCATGAGCGAGGCGCTCAAGGCCACCACCCCCGAGGACCTCGCACGGGTCCGCGAGATGCTGGAGGACCTCAACGCGCTGCTGGCCCAGCACGCGCAGGACGCCCCGGACATCGACGCCAAGTTCGCCGAATTCATGGCCAGGCACGGAGAGTTCTTCCCGGAGAACCCCCGCGACATCGACGAGCTGACCGACTTGCTCGCCGCCCGCGCCGCGGCCGCCCAGCGGCTGATGAACTCCCTGTCGGACAAGCAGCGCCAGGAGCTGGCGCAGCTCTCACAGCAGGCCTTCGGCGATCCGCGGCTGGCGGAGTCGTTGCGGCGCCTGGACAACCAGCTGCAACGGCTGCGCCCGGGCCAGGACTGGACCGGCCGGGGCCGCTTCCGCGGCGACCAGCCGCTCGGCATGGCCGAGGGCGCGGCCGCGATGGCCGACCTGGCCGAGATGGACCAGCTCGCCGAACAGCTCTCGCAGAGCTACCCTGGCGCGAGCCTGGACGACGTCGACCTGGACGCGCTGGCCCGCCAGCTCGGCGCTGAGTCCACAGTGGACATGCGACGGCTGGCCGAGCTGGAACGCCAGCTGCGCGATCGCGGCCTGCTCGAGCGCGCCCCGGACGGCGACCTGCGGCTGACCCCGAAGGCCATGCGCCAGCTCGGCGACGCGGCGCTGCGCGACGTGCTGGACCAGGTCCGCACCCGCCGCGGCGACCGGGCCAGCCAGCTGGCCGGTGCCTCGGGCGAGCGCAGCGGTGCCACCCGGCCGTGGCAGTTCGGCGACACCGAGCCCTGGGACGTCTCCCGTACCGTGCGCAACGCGGTGCTGCGCACGGCGGGCACCGGCAGCCCGCTGCGGCTGGACGTGGCCGACGTGGAGATCGCCGAGACCGAGCTGCGCACGCGCGCGGCGGTGGCGCTGTGCGTGGACACCTCCTGGTCGATGGTCCAGGACGGCCGCTGGCTGCCGATGAAGCGCACCGCGCTGGCCCTGCACCACCTGATCAGCACCCGCTTCCGCAACGACGCCCTCCAGGTCATCACCTTCGGCCGGGAGGCGGCCGCCGTCGACATCGGCGAGCTGACCGCACTGGAAGGCGCCTGGGAACAGGGCACCAACCTGCACCACGCGCTGCTGCTGGCCGGACGGCACCTGCGCCGCCACCCGGGCGCCCAGCCGGTGGTGCTGGTGGTCACCGACGGCGAGCCCACCGCGCACCTGGAGCCGGACGGGGAGTCTGTCTTCGACTACCCGCCCCGCCCGGAGACGCTGGCGCGCACGCTGGCCGAGCTCGATTCCCTGTCCCGCATCGGCAGCAACCTCACCGTCTTCCGGCTCGGCGAGGATCCGCGCCTGGAACGGTTCGTGGACCTGATGGCCCGGCGCGGCAACGGTCGGGTTGTCGCGCCGGACCTGGACGGGCTGGGTGCCGCGGTGGTCACGGACTACCTGCGGCACCGCAAGTCCCGCTGA
- a CDS encoding sigma 54-interacting transcriptional regulator, producing the protein MPTPPADLPRTAGALRAAGYEPRTVAEEIRNNLLAALAKDEPVWPGIVGFEDTVLPQLERALLAGHHLVLLGERGQGKTRLARTLTGLLDEWTPVIDGAELHEHPLDPITPASRRRAAKLGDELPVAWLHRSLRYAEKLATPDTSVGDLVGDVDPVKVAEGRSLGDPETIHFGLVPRAHRGIVAINELPDLAERIQVALLNVMEERDIQVRGYTLRLPLDLVLVATANPEDYTNRGRIITPLKDRFGAEIRTHYLTGLADEISLIRQEAQLVAEVGDPLLEVLARFVGHLRESSAVDQRSGVSARFAVAAAETVAAAALQRAARTGEHPAVARPVDLESVTPVLRGKLEFHAGLEEEAEELLTHLLRRAVAETARGALAGLNLRSLVEAVSEGKPVRTGPRVRAAEVLAALPELPVLHEVAASFGVAPTDPPGRIAAAVELALESLHLSRNLAKDVESGDTVYG; encoded by the coding sequence CGCCGCCGGGTACGAGCCGCGCACCGTCGCCGAGGAGATCCGGAACAACCTGCTGGCGGCACTGGCCAAGGACGAACCGGTGTGGCCCGGGATCGTCGGCTTCGAGGACACCGTGCTGCCGCAGCTGGAACGCGCGCTGCTCGCCGGGCACCACCTGGTGCTGCTGGGCGAGCGCGGGCAGGGCAAGACCCGCCTGGCCCGCACCCTCACCGGTCTGCTGGACGAGTGGACCCCGGTGATCGACGGCGCCGAGCTGCACGAACACCCGCTCGACCCCATCACCCCGGCCTCGCGGCGCCGGGCCGCCAAGCTCGGGGACGAGCTGCCCGTGGCCTGGCTGCACCGCTCGCTGCGCTACGCCGAGAAGCTCGCCACCCCCGACACCTCCGTCGGCGACCTGGTCGGCGACGTGGACCCGGTCAAGGTGGCCGAGGGCCGCAGCCTCGGCGACCCGGAGACCATCCACTTCGGTCTGGTACCGCGTGCCCACCGGGGCATCGTGGCCATCAACGAGCTGCCCGACCTGGCCGAGCGCATCCAGGTCGCGCTGCTCAACGTCATGGAGGAGCGCGACATCCAGGTGCGCGGGTACACGCTGCGCCTGCCCCTGGACCTGGTGCTCGTGGCCACCGCCAACCCCGAGGACTACACCAACCGCGGCCGCATCATCACCCCGCTCAAGGACCGCTTCGGCGCGGAGATCCGCACCCACTACCTCACCGGGCTGGCCGACGAGATCTCGCTGATCCGCCAGGAGGCCCAGCTGGTGGCCGAGGTCGGCGACCCGCTGCTGGAGGTGCTGGCCCGGTTCGTCGGCCACCTGCGCGAGTCCAGCGCGGTCGACCAGCGCTCCGGCGTCTCCGCCCGGTTCGCCGTGGCCGCGGCCGAGACCGTCGCGGCGGCGGCCCTGCAACGCGCGGCCCGCACCGGGGAGCACCCGGCGGTGGCACGGCCGGTCGACCTGGAGTCGGTCACGCCGGTGCTGCGCGGCAAGCTGGAGTTCCACGCGGGCCTGGAGGAGGAGGCCGAGGAGCTGCTCACCCACCTGCTGCGCCGCGCGGTGGCCGAGACCGCCCGGGGCGCGCTCGCGGGCCTGAACCTGCGGTCCCTGGTGGAGGCGGTCAGCGAGGGCAAGCCGGTGCGCACCGGACCGCGGGTGCGGGCGGCCGAGGTGCTGGCCGCCCTGCCCGAGCTGCCCGTGCTGCACGAGGTGGCCGCGAGCTTCGGCGTGGCGCCCACCGACCCGCCCGGCCGGATCGCGGCCGCGGTGGAGCTGGCCCTGGAGTCACTGCACCTCTCCCGCAACCTGGCCAAGGACGTCGAGTCCGGGGACACCGTCTACGGCTGA